TCAGATCACCTGAAGATTGAGTCGATATAAAGTTACACGAACTTTGTGTTTCCACATTTAAAATCTTCAATGTATTCTCACAGAAGAAACACACagcagtttgcttctcccttggGACCCAGACCAGCGGCTCTCAAACCTGGGTGAGCCCAAGTGTGCATGGCAGAATCCTGTTAAAATGCAGTTACCTCAGACCCTAAGCCCTCTCATTCCTGAGTCTGACGAACCCGCATTTTTAAACAAGATCCACAGGAGGTGTAGAAGAACCCCACTGAACACTGTTAAGTCTACAGTCCAATCCTAACCGCTGTCCCCGGCTGGAATGGAAGCGACCCCAACCCCGACTCGCATAGCTTCTTCACCTCCCTCACTTTCCTCAATCTCTACAGTCAGTCCCTTGAACTGCTCATCTCAGAGGACATGGAAGCTCCCACACGGCTGTAAGGTTCTCCTACAAACTATGCCTTCATGTCAGCACTAGTAAGAACTAGTGACCctgagcttctgttttctcactgCCTTCTGAGAAGTCTGCTTCTGTTAGTTCCATTTCCGGGAACACCTGAGGAGAGGAATTCTGAAACTGCCATCTTGGTTGATTTGAGAGACTTCCCTCATGCTAACAGGGAAGCTTCTAGCCATCCTCAGAGGTGCTCCATATACATGGTGTGTGGTGAGATCCACTGGGTCAGAGAGCAACAGAAACACACCCGTACATTACACAGGTTCCAAATCCCCCCAATGGTTTTACAGAGACGCTGAGTAACTCAGTAAGAGGTCTTAACACTGGTTGAACTCGAAGAGTAAGAGCTGGACTTCCTGGAGAACTTCTGTGATGTGAGGGATATCTGCATCTGCCGCACAGTACGGACACTTCGACAGAGGAGCGCGTTCTTCACGTGATCCCTGAAGTCTTGGGAAACAAAATAGTAGACGAAGGGGTCAATGCAGCTGTTGAGCGTGGAAAGACAGAGGGCTAAAATGTACAGTGCGTAGACATGGCTCTCGCTCctggttttaatcaggaaataaTGGGCCACAAGCAGAAGGTTACTAGGAGTGAAGCAGATCAGGTAAGTGGCCAGGACGGTGACAATGAGTTTGATggctctctgcctcttcttttccGAGTTTTCATCCATCGCAGAAGACCGGAGTGTTCGGATCATCAGCACATAGGCAGAGGCTGTGAGGAAGGCTGGGAAGAGAAAGACTCCGATGGCCAGAGAGAGGAAGTAATTGAACATGTCCCCTACCAACACCTCCTCAGGCAACACATCATGGCAGGTTGTGATGTTAAGGGCTGGAATGTACACAGTCTGCCTCACAACATATAGGGGGATGGTGACCAGCAGAATCAGCAGCCATATTCCCAGCGAGAGCCCAAAGGCAATGTTTGCCTTCTTCCTGGGGTGCACCAAGGGATTCACAATGACCCAATACCTCTGCACACTGAGGCAGGTCATGAAGAGAATGGAACAGTACATGTTGCCATAGAAAAAGCCAATGAGTACTTTGCAAAGAGCTTCCCCGTAAATCCAGTTGTTGCCATGTATGTGATATGCAATCTTCAGAGGGAACCAGATCACAGAGAGGAGGTCTGCCAAGGCTAGATTGGCCATGTAAACCACAGCAGGGTGCTTCTTCCTTGTTCGGAAAAGAAAGACCCACAGAGCCATGCCATTACTTGGCAAACCAA
This genomic interval from Neovison vison isolate M4711 chromosome 1, ASM_NN_V1, whole genome shotgun sequence contains the following:
- the F2RL1 gene encoding proteinase-activated receptor 2; this translates as MRGRSAAWLLGGAILLAASVSCSPTIQGTNRTSKGRSLIGKIESSSQITGKGVTVEPGFSVDEFAASVLTGKLTTVFLPVVYTVVFAIGLPSNGMALWVFLFRTRKKHPAVVYMANLALADLLSVIWFPLKIAYHIHGNNWIYGEALCKVLIGFFYGNMYCSILFMTCLSVQRYWVIVNPLVHPRKKANIAFGLSLGIWLLILLVTIPLYVVRQTVYIPALNITTCHDVLPEEVLVGDMFNYFLSLAIGVFLFPAFLTASAYVLMIRTLRSSAMDENSEKKRQRAIKLIVTVLATYLICFTPSNLLLVAHYFLIKTRSESHVYALYILALCLSTLNSCIDPFVYYFVSQDFRDHVKNALLCRSVRTVRQMQISLTSQKFSRKSSSYSSSSTSVKTSY